The following proteins are encoded in a genomic region of Sebastes fasciatus isolate fSebFas1 chromosome 14, fSebFas1.pri, whole genome shotgun sequence:
- the tent5c gene encoding terminal nucleotidyltransferase 5C — MDNKEESKSCSVSALTWEQVNRLNEVLTEVVPVHGRGNFPTLEVRLKDIVSRVRSRLELSGIPVKDVRLNGSTASHVLVQDVGWSYKDLDVIFRVDLPHEAEFRLIKDVVLGTLLDFLPEGVNKEKITPMTLKEAYVQKLVKVNTEQDRWSLISLSNNNGRNVELKFVDSIRRQFEFSVDSFQIVLDSMLSYYELAQTPMSQAFHPTVSGESVYGDFNMALGHLRNKQIATKRPEEIRGGGLLKYCNLLVRDFRPASEEELKALERYMCSRFFIDFPDIGEQQRKVEAYLQSHFIGEEKSKYDYLMILRRVVNESTVCLMGHERRQTLHLISLMAFRVLAEQNAIPDASCVTCYYQPAPYVRDHNFSNYYVANQNIPTWLPCN, encoded by the coding sequence ATGGATAACAAGGAGGAATCAAAGAGTTGTTCTGTCAGTGCCCTCACCTGGGAGCAGGTGAACCGGCTGAATGAAGTCCTGACGGAGGTCGTGCCCGTTCACGGACGGGGGAACTTCCCGACCTTGGAGGTGCGGCTGAAGGACATCGTGTCCCGGGTGCGCTCCCGCCTGGAGCTGAGCGGCATCCCAGTAAAGGACGTTCGTCTCAACGGCTCCACGGCCAGCCACGTGTTGGTGCAGGATGTTGGCTGGAGCTACAAGGACCTGGACGTCATCTTCAGGGTGGATCTGCCACACGAGGCCGAGTTCAGGCTCATTAAAGACGTGGTGCTGGGTACCTTGCTGGACTTTCTGCCTGAGGGTGTGAACAAAGAGAAAATTACACCCATGACTCTCAAAGAGGCGTACGTCCAGAAGCTGGTGAAGGTCAACACGGAGCAGGACCGCTGGAGCCTCATCTCCCTCTCCAACAACAACGGCCGCAACGTGGAGCTGAAGTTCGTGGACTCAATACGCCGGCAGTTTGAGTTCAGTGTGGACTCCTTTCAGATTGTGCTGGACTCCATGCTCTCCTACTACGAGCTGGCACAGACGCCCATGTCGCAGGCCTTTCACCCCACGGTGAGCGGGGAGAGCGTGTACGGGGACTTCAACATGGCGCTGGGCCACCTGCGGAACAAGCAGATCGCCACCAAGCGGCCCGAGGAGATCCGAGGCGGCGGCCTGCTGAAATACTGCAACCTGCTGGTGCGGGACTTTCGGCCTGCCAGCGAAGAGGAGCTCAAGGCGCTGGAGCGGTACATGTGTTCCCGCTTCTTCATTGACTTCCCTGACATCGGCGAGCAGCAGCGCAAGGTGGAGGCCTACCTCCAGAGTCACTTTATCGGCGAGGAGAAGAGCAAGTACGACTACCTCATGATCCTGCGGCGAGTGGTCAACGAGAGCACGGTGTGCCTCATGGGCCATGAGCGGCGGCAGACCCTCCACCTCATCTCGCTGATGGCCTTCCGGGTGCTGGCGGAGCAGAACGCTATCCCCGATGCGTCCTGCGTCACCTGCTACTACCAGCCAGCGCCGTACGTCCGAGACCACAACTTCAGCAACTACTATGTGGCGAACCAGAACATTCCAACGTGGCTGCCATGCAACTGA